Below is a genomic region from Ananas comosus cultivar F153 unplaced genomic scaffold, ASM154086v1, whole genome shotgun sequence.
GGACTATGATATTGCGTCAACTAGAGAAGATTACTGACTTTGATGATTCACAGAcatggaagaagaagagtatATTTTTTACGTTGCCTTATTGGAAATCTAATTTATTAAGGCATAACCTTGATGTCATGCACATAGAGAAGAACGTGTCTGAAAATGTCTATGGTACATTGTTAAATATAGAAGGCAAGTCGAAGGACAATTTGAATGCTCGTCTTGATTTGCAAGAATTGAATATTAGAGAAGACCTTCATCCTCAACAGATAGGTCCAAACAAGTTATATTTGCCATCTGCTTGTTACACAATGTCTAGAAATGAGAAGCAAGTATTTTGCAATTTGCTCTGCAATATCAAAGCTCCTGACGGGTATACAGGAAACATCTCAAGATGTGTAAATTCTGCACATTGTAAAATTTTTGGGCTCAAAAGTCATGATTGTCATATATTGATGCAACAACTTCTACCTATTGCATTACGAGGACTTCTTCCAATGAATGTAACACTGCCATTATTTGATCTAAGTAGTTATTTTAGAGAATTATGTTCGAAGGTTCTTCACGTACACGAATTAGATCAACTTGAGAGTCGAATTAGATTAACAATGTGCCACCTGGAAATGATTTTTTCTCCAGGATTTTTCACTATTATGGTGCATTTGGTCACCCATTTAGCTACTGAGGCAAAGATTGCCGGTCCGGTTCAGTATCGATGGATGTATCCTATTGAACGGTATGTCCAAGCAGTGTTGTCATTTAGACTTTTTAtgttagtatttatttattaaattaatttatcttttaccTTTTTGTTGATTAGGTACCTTCGCACCTTAAAGTCTTACGTGCGTAATAAGGCTCGTCCAGAGGGCTCTATTGCAGAAGCGTACTTAGCAGATGAATGCATGACCTTTTGTTCTCGATACTTAGAAGGTTTCGAGACAAAATTCAACCGGCCTTCGAGAAATGATGAAAGGGTGAATGTAGAAGAACATTCGAATTTGACGGCAGAATCAATTTTATTTCCTCGTGTGGGACGACCTATAGGAAAGCCTACTAATTACATACTTAATGATTTGGAAAAAGTACAGGCACATCGCTACGTTCTTTTCAATTGCCCAGATGTTGTCCCATTTCTTAAGTAAGTCAAAAACttagaataaataatatatcattatttttctttttaaaacaattAATTTACATGATTATCCAACTTGCAGAGAACATGCAGTGGAGATTCGAAGAAAAAGTCGACCACGTCGTCTCTCATTGAGAGACGTAGAGCGTGCCCAGAATAAAAGCTTTCATGAATGGTTTACCGaacatgtaaaaattttatgtttatagAAATACATAACCAATCTAAACTTGCATATTTTGGAGACAAGTATCAaacctttaaaattttgatagctAATTTGTCTAATTcttaacaaaacaaaaaaattgctattcactattttatttttgattgtagattttgaaattagagagaaatgagagcacTCAACATCTCAAAGAAGAGATTAGATGGCTAGCTCGTGGACCTAATCAAGTGGCAAGAAAGTTTCGAGGGTTTAATATTCATGGTTATAGATTCCGACCAACACGTTATGACAAGGAAACCCAAAATAGTGGAGTTGTTGTAACTGCAAAAACATCAAGCTATGCATCGGTCAGTGATAACAATCCAATTTTTGGAGAAATCACTTATTATGGTAAAGTTTTGGAGATTATTGAACTCGATTATTGGGGAAAATTTTCAGTCGTATTGTTTAAATGTAAGTGGGTTGATGTTACTCATGGAAAGGGATTGAAGAGAGATGAGTATGGTTTCACACTTGTAAATTTCTCACACTTGATACACACGGGTGAAAAATTGGAGGACGAACCATTCATCTTTGCGACCCAAGCTGAACAAGTATTTTATGTGGAAGATGAACTAAATTCCGGATGGTCCACTGTAATAAAG
It encodes:
- the LOC109705144 gene encoding uncharacterized protein LOC109705144; this translates as MKATSFILSLLIPGPSGPGNHIDIYLQPLIEELMELWEVGTETYDSSCGETFRLKAALLWTINDFPAYGNLSGWNVHGAFACPCCNIDTFSKRLSHGRKYCFMGHRRFLEPNHKFHYNRDSFDGAEEYGHAPAIPTGTMILRQLEKITDFDDSQTWKKKSIFFTLPYWKSNLLRHNLDVMHIEKNVSENVYGTLLNIEGKSKDNLNARLDLQELNIREDLHPQQIGPNKLYLPSACYTMSRNEKQVFCNLLCNIKAPDGYTGNISRCVNSAHCKIFGLKSHDCHILMQQLLPIALRGLLPMNVTLPLFDLSSYFRELCSKVLHVHELDQLESRIRLTMCHLEMIFSPGFFTIMVHLVTHLATEAKIAGPVQYRWMYPIERYLRTLKSYVRNKARPEGSIAEAYLADECMTFCSRYLEGFETKFNRPSRNDERVNVEEHSNLTAESILFPRVGRPIGKPTNYILNDLEKVQAHRYVLFNCPDVVPFLKEHAVEIRRKSRPRRLSLRDVERAQNKSFHEWFTEHILKLERNESTQHLKEEIRWLARGPNQVARKFRGFNIHGYRFRPTRYDKETQNSGVVVTAKTSSYASVSDNNPIFGEITYYGKVLEIIELDYWGKFSVVLFKCKWVDVTHGKGLKRDEYGFTLVNFSHLIHTGEKLEDEPFIFATQAEQVFYVEDELNSGWSTVIKFKPRDVYEMETSFYPGICWKHDWHHICVCGASQLRSLCLLLRSSGSSIYSWSRSEFVYALFDFVIIQFLIFYISFS